A single region of the Syngnathus acus chromosome 6, fSynAcu1.2, whole genome shotgun sequence genome encodes:
- the bcar1 gene encoding breast cancer anti-estrogen resistance protein 1 isoform X2: MNFLNVLAKALYDNAAESPDELSFRKGDILTVLERDTQGLDGWWLCSLHGRQGIVPGNRLKLLVGMYEKQQEHGSPCTTDPAPSCPTSQMQRPAPQAQYTSMPSIYSTPNPAPFKSDSIYMIPPLHGPKTSPQIVYQVPSGPSGTTLKVNSEPTVKAPALTPIQSEISREDVYQVPPSFGLGLNQGVTQSVSSVFPGTGKDIYQVPPSLEKSTREDSKTLSKCVAATQPGSVYVCNTEKADNKYDVLPRHQFSTQQDVYDVPPTRDKYNVQVYDFPPTVSKDVSVTHLIKEETYDVPSHLTKKKPQTSAVPGQYTFSSPNEDHKPIPMPEDVYDVPPPTFAKKRGGRENVSQLAQEIYNFPTRVHHGGQPTQDVYDFPRDQEERGERECTNIYDVPPQVVRDGQEPHRASKRLSASSTGSTLSNNSASSLDILPATDNEPFSSSPASGAFTGKPLLLELDPAMERLSRLQQAVELSVSIMMSFVTSNWRSPDSLEGNLPAIHQAADRVCFTLRDFLEFSRGAVTNAGQATDRSLQTKLGRQVGKLEEVFQSLTSQTQSLDAISWLHTELAKPQPGGDVLDQLVMTVRGIPDDTKQLASFLHGNASLLFKRSHQQHVPLPPLPGGISSHVTGSESGSSQAGQRISIQSRPLPSPPKFAAAEEEEGVDSPYETTEEGWMEDYDYVHLQGKEEFEKSQRQLMEKGSIIKNKTQLEQQQIKQFERLEQEVSRPINNDMTGWVPSSIHPQGNTLTQNGSSKLCQADRQLLLFYLEQSEQNFTTVNNAIDAFFTAVNSNQLPKVFVAHSKLVILSAHKLVFIGDTLSRQAKSPEVRAEVGQSSNTLCNKLKDIVISTKTAALQYPSPGATREMSEKVRELAGCTQQFKMVLGQLLTL, translated from the exons ATGAACTTTCTG AATGTGCTGGCCAAGGCTTTATACGACAATGCTGCAGAATCTCCAGATGAACTGTCCTTCCGCAAGGGGGACATTCTGACTGTATTGGAACGTGACACACAAGGACTAGATGGCTGGTGGCTCTGTTCACTTCACGGTCGCCAAGGCATTGTCCCTGGCAACCGTCTTAAGCTCCTTGTTGGCATGTACGAAAAACAGCAAGAACATGGAAGTCCTTGTACGACAGATCCAGCCCCATCCTGTCCCACCTCCCAGATGCAGCGACCTGCACCCCAAGCTCAGTATACATCGATGCCATCTATTTACTCCACGCCCAATCCAGCACCGTTCAAATCAGATTCCATCTACATGATTCCACCATTGCATGGCCCCAAGACGAGCCCCCAAATTGTGTACCAAGTTCCCTCTGGCCCAAGTGGAACAACTCTTAAGGTCAACTCCGAACCAACCGTTAAGGCCCCAGCTCTAACACCAATTCAGTCTGAGATATCAAGGGAGGATGTCTATCAGGTGCCACCTTCTTTTGGTCTGGGGCTAAACCAGGGAGTCACCCAGTCTGTTTCTTCAGTTTTCCCAGGCACTGGGAAGGATATTTACCAGGTGCCCCCCTCTCTGGAAAAGAGCACCAGGGAGGATAGCAAGACACTTAGTAAG tgtGTTGCTGCTACTCAACCAGGCTCGGTCTATGTCTGCAACACGGAGAAGGCAGACAATAAGTATGATGTTCTACCCAGGCATCAATTTTCAACCCAGCAGGATGTATATGATGTCCCTCCTACCCGTGACAAATACAACGTCCAG GTTTATGATTTCCCACCCACAGTCAGTAAAGATGTTTCTGTCACTCATCTAATAAAAGAGGAGACCTATGATGTGCCATCCCATTTGACCAAAAAGAAACCTCAAACCTCAGCTGTTCCTGGCCAATATACTTTTAGTAGTCCAAACGAAGACCACAAACCAATTCCAATGCCTGAGGATGTGTATGATGTGCCACCTCCTACATTCGCCAAAAAGCGTGGAGGAAGAGAGAACGTTAGCCAGCTGGCCCAGGAAATATACAACTTTCCAACTCGAGTGCACCATGGAGGTCAACCTACCCAGGATGTTTATGACTTCCCAAGAGATCAAGAGGAGcggggagagagagaatgcACAAATATCTATGATGTCCCACCACAG GTGGTTCGTGATGGCCAGGAGCCGCACAGGGCATCCAAGCGACTTTCTGCCTCGAGCACAGGGAGCACACTGAGCAACAATTCGGCTTCATCCTTAGACATCCTCCCCGCCACTGACAATGAACCGTTCTCCTCATCTCCTGCCTCTGGCGCATTTACTGGAAAACCTCTTCTGCTAGAGCTGGACCCGGCCATGGAGCGCCTTTCCCGCCTTCAACAGGCCGTTGAGTTAAGTGTCTCCATAATGATGTCATTCGTCACAAGCAACTGGCGTAGCCCAGATAGCCTGGAGGGGAATCTTCCAGCTATTCACCAGGCTGCTGACCGGGTGTGCTTCACTCTCAGAGACTTTCTCGAATTTTCTCGGGGTGCCGTAACAAATGCAGGCCAGGCCACTGACCGCTCCCTGCAGACCAAATTGGGCCGACAAGTGGGCAAGTTGGAGGAGGTCTTTCAGAGTTTAACTTCGCAGACTCAGAGTTTAGATGCCATTTCTTGGTTACATACGGAACTGGCCAAACCACAACCAGGTGGAGATGTCTTAGATCAACTGGTAATGACAGTGCGTGGAATCCCAGATGACACCAAGCAACTTGCTTCCTTTCTCCATGGCAATGCCTCGTTGCTCTTCAAACGGAGTCACCAGCAACACGTACCGCTTCCTCCATTGCCAGGAGGGATTAGCTCTCACGTGACAGGATCAGAAAGTGGGAGCTCTCAAGCAGGACAGAGGATAAGCATTCAGTCACGACCTTTACCCTCGCCCCCAAAGTTTGCTGCcgcagaggaagaggaaggtgTTGACAGTCCTTACGAGACCACCgaggaaggatggatggaggattATGACTATGTGCATCTACAG GGTAAGGAAGAGTTTGAGAAGAGCCAAAGACAGCTCATGGAGAAAGGCAGCATCATCAAAAACAAGACGCAATTGGAGCAACAACAG ATCAAACAGTTTGAACGACTCGAGCAGGAAGTGAGCCGACCGATCAACAATGACATGACTGGCTGGGTTCCATCAAGTATTCATCCTCAAGGCAACACGCTTACTCAAAATGGCTCCTCCAAATTGTGCCAAGCCGACCGCCAACTTCTTCTTTTCTACCTCGAGCAGTCTGAGCAGAACTTCACAACCGTTAACAATGCTATTGATGCCTTTTTCACTGCCGTCAACTCCAATCAGCTGCCCAAGGTCTTTGTGGCTCACAGCAAGCTCGTCATCCTTAGTGCACACAAGCTAGTTTTCATTGGCGACACGCTATCCCGTCAGGCCAAGTCACCTGAAGTTCGAGCGGAGGTAGGTCAGAGCAGCAACACCCTCTGTAATAAGCTCAAAGACATCGTCATCAGTACTAAGACAGCAGCACTGCAATATCCATCACCTGGAGCAACCAGGGAAATGAGTGAAAAAGTGAGGGAACTGGCAGGATGTACACAGCAATTTAAAATGGTGCTTGGACAGCTCTTGACGCTATAG
- the bcar1 gene encoding breast cancer anti-estrogen resistance protein 1 isoform X1: MSVPNVLAKALYDNAAESPDELSFRKGDILTVLERDTQGLDGWWLCSLHGRQGIVPGNRLKLLVGMYEKQQEHGSPCTTDPAPSCPTSQMQRPAPQAQYTSMPSIYSTPNPAPFKSDSIYMIPPLHGPKTSPQIVYQVPSGPSGTTLKVNSEPTVKAPALTPIQSEISREDVYQVPPSFGLGLNQGVTQSVSSVFPGTGKDIYQVPPSLEKSTREDSKTLSKCVAATQPGSVYVCNTEKADNKYDVLPRHQFSTQQDVYDVPPTRDKYNVQVYDFPPTVSKDVSVTHLIKEETYDVPSHLTKKKPQTSAVPGQYTFSSPNEDHKPIPMPEDVYDVPPPTFAKKRGGRENVSQLAQEIYNFPTRVHHGGQPTQDVYDFPRDQEERGERECTNIYDVPPQVVRDGQEPHRASKRLSASSTGSTLSNNSASSLDILPATDNEPFSSSPASGAFTGKPLLLELDPAMERLSRLQQAVELSVSIMMSFVTSNWRSPDSLEGNLPAIHQAADRVCFTLRDFLEFSRGAVTNAGQATDRSLQTKLGRQVGKLEEVFQSLTSQTQSLDAISWLHTELAKPQPGGDVLDQLVMTVRGIPDDTKQLASFLHGNASLLFKRSHQQHVPLPPLPGGISSHVTGSESGSSQAGQRISIQSRPLPSPPKFAAAEEEEGVDSPYETTEEGWMEDYDYVHLQGKEEFEKSQRQLMEKGSIIKNKTQLEQQQIKQFERLEQEVSRPINNDMTGWVPSSIHPQGNTLTQNGSSKLCQADRQLLLFYLEQSEQNFTTVNNAIDAFFTAVNSNQLPKVFVAHSKLVILSAHKLVFIGDTLSRQAKSPEVRAEVGQSSNTLCNKLKDIVISTKTAALQYPSPGATREMSEKVRELAGCTQQFKMVLGQLLTL, encoded by the exons AATGTGCTGGCCAAGGCTTTATACGACAATGCTGCAGAATCTCCAGATGAACTGTCCTTCCGCAAGGGGGACATTCTGACTGTATTGGAACGTGACACACAAGGACTAGATGGCTGGTGGCTCTGTTCACTTCACGGTCGCCAAGGCATTGTCCCTGGCAACCGTCTTAAGCTCCTTGTTGGCATGTACGAAAAACAGCAAGAACATGGAAGTCCTTGTACGACAGATCCAGCCCCATCCTGTCCCACCTCCCAGATGCAGCGACCTGCACCCCAAGCTCAGTATACATCGATGCCATCTATTTACTCCACGCCCAATCCAGCACCGTTCAAATCAGATTCCATCTACATGATTCCACCATTGCATGGCCCCAAGACGAGCCCCCAAATTGTGTACCAAGTTCCCTCTGGCCCAAGTGGAACAACTCTTAAGGTCAACTCCGAACCAACCGTTAAGGCCCCAGCTCTAACACCAATTCAGTCTGAGATATCAAGGGAGGATGTCTATCAGGTGCCACCTTCTTTTGGTCTGGGGCTAAACCAGGGAGTCACCCAGTCTGTTTCTTCAGTTTTCCCAGGCACTGGGAAGGATATTTACCAGGTGCCCCCCTCTCTGGAAAAGAGCACCAGGGAGGATAGCAAGACACTTAGTAAG tgtGTTGCTGCTACTCAACCAGGCTCGGTCTATGTCTGCAACACGGAGAAGGCAGACAATAAGTATGATGTTCTACCCAGGCATCAATTTTCAACCCAGCAGGATGTATATGATGTCCCTCCTACCCGTGACAAATACAACGTCCAG GTTTATGATTTCCCACCCACAGTCAGTAAAGATGTTTCTGTCACTCATCTAATAAAAGAGGAGACCTATGATGTGCCATCCCATTTGACCAAAAAGAAACCTCAAACCTCAGCTGTTCCTGGCCAATATACTTTTAGTAGTCCAAACGAAGACCACAAACCAATTCCAATGCCTGAGGATGTGTATGATGTGCCACCTCCTACATTCGCCAAAAAGCGTGGAGGAAGAGAGAACGTTAGCCAGCTGGCCCAGGAAATATACAACTTTCCAACTCGAGTGCACCATGGAGGTCAACCTACCCAGGATGTTTATGACTTCCCAAGAGATCAAGAGGAGcggggagagagagaatgcACAAATATCTATGATGTCCCACCACAG GTGGTTCGTGATGGCCAGGAGCCGCACAGGGCATCCAAGCGACTTTCTGCCTCGAGCACAGGGAGCACACTGAGCAACAATTCGGCTTCATCCTTAGACATCCTCCCCGCCACTGACAATGAACCGTTCTCCTCATCTCCTGCCTCTGGCGCATTTACTGGAAAACCTCTTCTGCTAGAGCTGGACCCGGCCATGGAGCGCCTTTCCCGCCTTCAACAGGCCGTTGAGTTAAGTGTCTCCATAATGATGTCATTCGTCACAAGCAACTGGCGTAGCCCAGATAGCCTGGAGGGGAATCTTCCAGCTATTCACCAGGCTGCTGACCGGGTGTGCTTCACTCTCAGAGACTTTCTCGAATTTTCTCGGGGTGCCGTAACAAATGCAGGCCAGGCCACTGACCGCTCCCTGCAGACCAAATTGGGCCGACAAGTGGGCAAGTTGGAGGAGGTCTTTCAGAGTTTAACTTCGCAGACTCAGAGTTTAGATGCCATTTCTTGGTTACATACGGAACTGGCCAAACCACAACCAGGTGGAGATGTCTTAGATCAACTGGTAATGACAGTGCGTGGAATCCCAGATGACACCAAGCAACTTGCTTCCTTTCTCCATGGCAATGCCTCGTTGCTCTTCAAACGGAGTCACCAGCAACACGTACCGCTTCCTCCATTGCCAGGAGGGATTAGCTCTCACGTGACAGGATCAGAAAGTGGGAGCTCTCAAGCAGGACAGAGGATAAGCATTCAGTCACGACCTTTACCCTCGCCCCCAAAGTTTGCTGCcgcagaggaagaggaaggtgTTGACAGTCCTTACGAGACCACCgaggaaggatggatggaggattATGACTATGTGCATCTACAG GGTAAGGAAGAGTTTGAGAAGAGCCAAAGACAGCTCATGGAGAAAGGCAGCATCATCAAAAACAAGACGCAATTGGAGCAACAACAG ATCAAACAGTTTGAACGACTCGAGCAGGAAGTGAGCCGACCGATCAACAATGACATGACTGGCTGGGTTCCATCAAGTATTCATCCTCAAGGCAACACGCTTACTCAAAATGGCTCCTCCAAATTGTGCCAAGCCGACCGCCAACTTCTTCTTTTCTACCTCGAGCAGTCTGAGCAGAACTTCACAACCGTTAACAATGCTATTGATGCCTTTTTCACTGCCGTCAACTCCAATCAGCTGCCCAAGGTCTTTGTGGCTCACAGCAAGCTCGTCATCCTTAGTGCACACAAGCTAGTTTTCATTGGCGACACGCTATCCCGTCAGGCCAAGTCACCTGAAGTTCGAGCGGAGGTAGGTCAGAGCAGCAACACCCTCTGTAATAAGCTCAAAGACATCGTCATCAGTACTAAGACAGCAGCACTGCAATATCCATCACCTGGAGCAACCAGGGAAATGAGTGAAAAAGTGAGGGAACTGGCAGGATGTACACAGCAATTTAAAATGGTGCTTGGACAGCTCTTGACGCTATAG
- the tmem170a gene encoding transmembrane protein 170A: protein MDQYGENDIIQQLLGMNLVPRKNATHRYNDTSLADFSEMWYGVFLWAGVSSLIFHLPASLLSFVALRQHKMARLMPIAILLMGILGPVGGGVLTSAAIAGVYKAAGKRMISLEALVFGVGQSFLIVIISFLRVLATL from the exons ATGGACCAGTATGGCGAAAATGATATAATACAACAATTACTTGGAATGAATTTAGTACCAAGAAAAAATGCCACTCATCGATACAACGACACATCTCTCGCTGATTTCTCCG AAATGTGGTATGGAGTTTTTCTCTGGGCAGGAGTCTCCTCTCTGATCTTCCACCTGCCTGCATCTCTGCTATCATTTGTTGCACTTCGGCAGCACAAAATGGCCCGATTGATGCCCATTGCCATCCTCTTAATGGGCATCCTTGGTCCTGTGGGTGGAGGAGTCCTCACAA GTGCAGCCATCGCGGGTGTTTACAAGGCAGCGGGAAAGAGGATGATCTCTCTGGAGGCTTTAGTTTTCGGTGTGGGACAGTCCTTTTTGATTGTTATTATTTCCTTCCTTCGAGTTCTTGCCACCCTTTAG